The region GTTAATTGTAAGCATTGCTCAAGGACGATTGATGTTTCCGAAAATACCCATAAGCTTTTCGAAGAGATCAATGACTTGCCTGCTCAGCAGTTAGCAGGAGCCGGTTGTGAGCATTGCAACTTTACCGGATTCAGCGGTCGCCGTGGAGTTTATGAACTCATACCGGTAACAGAAGACATGCGCGGTATGATCATGGAGGTCGCCTCTTCCGACCGGATCAAGGCTTACGCGAAGGAAATGGGCCGTGAAACAATGGTTGATCACGGCGTTCGGCTGGTCAAAGAAGGTGTGACGACTCTCGAAGAAGTTATCAGGGTCACCAAGCTTTAAATCAAATATCTTTCACTCAAATACTTATAGGTGTACCAATAATGAATACTCATGATGAACTGCGCAACCCAAATTGGTTTTCCGATTGGAAAACTCTTTTTTTATTTGCACTTTTTTCGTTTGTTGTTGCCTTCGGATTGCGTCTTTTGGAGTTACCCAAGTGGAATAACCAGGCTTATATGGTCAATGGTGAATTCATTATGGGTACACATGATGCTTACTATTGGCTCGCCGGAGCAAAAGGTATAGGCAGCGCTGTAGGAAAACCAATAGTTAACATCCTAAAATTAATAGGAAGTATCACTGGGTGTCAGTACGGAAATATTGCATTTTGGTTGCCTGCCGTTTTTTCCGGTTTAACTGCGGTTGCCGCTTTCGCCTGGGGTGGACTGGTTGGAGGTAACTGGGTCGGCTTATGTTCAGCTGTTTTTGCTACATCTATTCCAGCATTTTATTTCAGAACAAGGCTCTCTTATTATGATACTGATATTGTGACTCTACTTTTTCCTCTGCTTATTACATTTTTACTTGCACTGTTTATTCAAAGGGGGATTTATTCTACATGGCTTAAGCGTTCTGCTTTCTCTTATAAAAGTTCAAGGTGGGAATTGTTCTTGCCGTTGCTGGCAGGAGCAGTAGCATCGTATGGTGTATTATGGCATGCGGATATGCAGCTGTTCGCTCTGGTTTCTTTGCTGCTGGGGTCTTTTTTAGTTTTAGCGGTAGGTTCCTCAGAAAGTCGCCCTGAATTGCTGAGAGGTATGCTGATCTACGCTATTTCCGCTTTTTTCGGAGCATGGGGGATTCCCGTTGCGTTCCTGGTCTTGTTTACATTGAAGTCTCCTAAAGTTCAGGAACATAAGCTTTATAAGAATATTTTTGTTTATATTGTAGCCATCTGTGGCGTGTTCTTATTGAGTGGTGCGGGGCAGAATCTCGGTGTTATTGTGATGAAAAAAATCGCTGTGTACCTCAAACCTACAGCAGATGTCTCACATATTCAGAACGGGCCTGTTTATCCTGGAATTGCGCAAAGTGTTATTGAGGCGCAGAATTTGAGCCTAAGTGTTTTGTTCAGCCAGATGATAGGCAACACAACTCTGGGGTGGATTTGTACTGCTTCAGTTGTATATTTTTTTGCCTCTAGACCTTATTCTATGCTGCTTTTACCTTTTGTTTTAGCAACATTTGCATCAGTTTATATAGGTGGTCGTTTCGCTATGTTTGGTGGGACAGTCTTTGGGCTTTCTTTTGCTGTTCTTTTACAAGACGTGCTGAATAAGATTTTTAAACTTGAAAAGAGTCGGTATAAAAGAGTTATTCATGCTGCGGCTGGAATAACAGTACTCGGATCTTTACTTTGTAATACGGTTCCAATGTATCGGGAATATGCGATTACCCCAATTATGAGCCAGCAGCACGTCAAAGCCCTGATTGAGGCTGGTAAGCATATGCCAAAAGACAGTACTGTTTGGACATGGTGGGATTGGGGATATGCAACTATGTATTATGCCGGCGTGAATACTTTAGCTAACGGCGGAAATCATGCTGGAAAAGTTTTGTTTCCTCTAAGTTTGGCTTACACTACTCCTTCCTATCTGCAATCCAGCCAGATGATTAAATTCAGCGCCGCAAACAAGGGAAACCCGTGGACTGAGTTGAATAAGCTTTCAGTTTTGCAGGCGCAGGAATTTATTAAATCTTTGGGCGTAAAGAAATATCAATTCAAAAAGGCACCTAAACAGTATCTTGTAACTTGCTGGGAGAATATAAAGCTTGCATATTGGATTATGTACTACGGAACCTGGGATCTCCGAAAAAAGGGTATTCATCCAATAGTTCAGGGGGTTAACAATGCATTCACCTTTGATGCTGAAAACGGTGTTTTTCGCCAGAATGGAAGGCCTCCCATTAAAGTTTCTGGTTATGAATATTTGAGCTCAAAGCAATCTGGAAGATCTCGTTTTGATCTTAATGCCGGTCCGAATCTTGTGTATAATGCTGATAGTAAACAGGCTTATTTGATGGACGACCTCGTCGCTAACAGTGTAATGTTTAAGCTATTGACCGTGGGGCCTAGCGATGCGAGGTTGAACAACCATTTCCGCATCGTTTATGACGGTTTTCCCTTCATACGAATATACGAGGTCATTTAGTTTCGATAAATGTCTTGTCAGGTTTATTTTTTTTTTGTATTAAAAAAGTGATCGCTGGTGACATTGGGTTGCTAGTGGTCGCTTTTATTTACCTTAAGCCCTAAGGAGATCTTTTCATGAAAAAGATTACAGGTCTTACAGTAATCGCGCTCATGCTTCTTTGCAGCAGTGCTTTTGCTTCAAATTCACCGACCATGCCGTGGACATTGAACTCCACTTGGAACATGGATGGTAATGGTGTAACCAACGTAGCTGCGAATACCCCTAAATTTTTTACAGGATTTTTCGCAAACGCTTCCTACTCCAATACAGCATCAGACTTCTTGAATGCTACTTTTATGTTCATGAACTCTTCCAAGACTTACGTAATGAGTCAGGATGATTTCTCTGCCTCTACTAACCAGGGTGGTAACGCAACCGTTTGGGGGTACTTTGGTTTTTTCAACTCAACCGACGCAGCAACCATTGCTGCTAACGTAGGTTGGGTTTCCATGCAGACAAACAGCACACCCGCTTCTGCTGCTTTGGGTAACGCAACTTCTCTGAGTATCAGCGAAGGTGCATACAATAACCTGAACGGTCTCGTGACCCTTGGTATGGTTAACGGTTCTACCGCTGGTAAAGGTAATACGCAGCTTGGTCCTATCCGCATGGCCTCCACTTCCGGCGGTGCCCTGCTCGCAGGTGTTGGACAGAACACGCCTAACCCGTCTTCTACCGCTGCCGTCGAAATAGCTACGGGTACTTCCCTGATCATGGCTTACGAAAATGGTACCTTCCAGAACACTACTGCTGTTTGGGGGTCTAACTGGGATTACTATGCAACAGGTTATAACTACGATACCTACGTGCCCTATTATATCATTGGTCAGGTTAAACTGATTGAAGCTTATTCCGCTACTACTGGATATAATGCTAAAGCTAAATTCAAAGTATTCAGCGGTCTTGATGATTCTGTAATTCTTGATCGTTCCGACGATTGGTACAGATATAACGCTACTGTAAGCACTACCGCTGACTATGGTCGCTTCAATCTTACCGCAGACTTCCCTCTGCTTGAAGGTGCGACTCTGAATAAAGACCGCAACTTGGCTACTGGCTCTGTTTACAAAAATAAAGCTCAGGCCAGACACTTTGCTGTTATGATTAAGTCCGGTACCACAATGAGTTCTAATGACCTCAAAGGCCGCAGCTACAAACTGGTTTATGCTGGTTTCGGTGGTGGCGCCAAGTCTGCTCGCAACGCAACTCAGGGTATCCTCGGTTTCGGTCTTAATGACGATCTCCTCGCTAAAGGCCACGGTGGTTACGTAATCTCCGGTGCTGATGCAGCTGGAACCGTCGTTCCCACAAACCCCGATTCCTTTGAATTCGCAATTGCTGACACTAACCAGTTCGCTTCTATGACCCAGTCTAACATGACTATCAAGAACGCCGCTGGTACCCTCGTTGGTACTGCTTACTTCAAGCAGTCTGCAGAAAAAGACTACGCTGTTGGTATCTATCAGCCTGTACGTAGTGGTGCTGCTAATGGTGCAAACCTTGTTATCATGATCCCCGACACCGCTGATATTGGTGTACCTAACTCTGCTGATCCTCAGTTTCAGCATAACGCAACTATCGAAACTGCAGCTCCTGTAGGTTTTGCATATCGCAGAAACGCAACTGTTTCTGCTTTCTCTACCAAGAAAGATATGAGAGATCAGTGGACTGCTCTGCCTTCTGATTTCACACCTATCTCCGGGCTGATCGGTTTTAACGCTACTTCTGTACGCTTAGGTGCTCAGAAGGGTGATCTTCTGTACACTGTACAGATTCCTTTCTCCGGTGTTGGTTACAAAATTGATGATCTGGCACTCTACAAAGTGTTCCCTACCGTTGCAAAGACTGTTAAGTCTTTTCAGTATGCATCCTCTGATGACAGTGGTAAGAACGCAGAAGGTGCTTGGTGGATTTCTCAGGAAATCGGTGATGGTTACCTCGGAGTTGACTCTTACCTCTCTCCTGGAACCACTTACTACCTGAACTACGTTATTAAAGATAACGGTGAATATGACTACCGCGCTGCTGATAACAACGACATCGGTGACCCTGTTGTCCTCGGTACCATGGATTCATCCTCCAGCTCCTCCGGTTGTGTATTCAACCCCGCAGCTGGCTTCGGTCTGGAATGGCTGCTGCTGATGCTTGCTCCCATGGTTGCTATCGTACGTAGCCGTTTTAAGTAGCAGGTCATACATGCATTAGGTCTTTGGATCTAAAATAATTAAGGGAGTCGGCCTTGGCCGACTCCCTTTTTTATATTAAGTGTCCGATCTTGAAACAATTAAATAGCCACAGGGATTCTAGGAAAAAGCAGGTCATAGTATATGTTCTTATCTTAGCGTAAAGAAAATGTTTTAAGGCTCGGATATGGATATTAACTGCGGTGCCCCCATAAAATGAACCACCATTCAGAGCGTTGATTTAGAATATCTATCGGGTGCAGATCGACGTAAATTCAAAGAAGAAGAAATGAACAGGTAAGTGGATATTACGGAAATAGTTATCAGTGGCTACTTTTGATGCTAAGACTATATTAATGTTTCTTAACTTAGTGAGTCCCTTACAAAAAAATAACTAGGATTCAGAAAAATAACGAATAAAGCTGCTGAGTACCACTGAACTATATTTAATGCTAAAAATTCGTGAACTATTTAAGTGCTGCTTAAGTAGCAAATTTGACTAGGGTGTATATGAAGTATAGAGACAATTATAAACGATCAATATATAAAGTTTAAAAGAAAGTATTCAGAAGGGACATAGAGTAGTTATGGCAATTCCAACGACAGTGGTTATTCCGGCATACAATGACGCAATGGGACTTGATTATTTGCTGTCTGACCTTTTGGCTTTTACTGAAAAAAAGGGTTTGAAGGTTATTGTAGTGAATGATTGTTCGTCTGATAATACCAATGAAGTTTTGAAAAAATACGTCAGCAGAATTAAAGTTCTTGGTAATGAGACCAATCTTGGTTTCGGCGGTGCTTTTAAACGAGGTATTTGGGCTGCTGAAACCGAGTGGGTTGCTACGTTTGATACAGATAAGCAGCATAGAATTTCCGATTTAGAATCTCTGGCTGATCAGGCTGTAGACAAAGTTGATGCCGTCATTGGTATGAGGGATAGCGACTCTCATGTCACAAAGTCACGTGTTTCAGGTAAATGGATTCTCTCAAAAGCCGCAAATTTTATCACGGGCAGGAAAATTCCAGATATAAATTGTGGATTGAGAGTTTTTCGCCGTGGTGTGCTGCTTTATATTCTACTAGCACTCTGATCTGTTTGCATTAAAGTTGCCCAGTGTGTTTTTTAATTAATCCATACAAGCATTAGCAACACATTGAAATGCTATATAAAGTGGCTGATAGGCCTCTCCGTAATGAGCTTTAGATTCTTACTTTTTTCAACGCCATTAGAGGGTGTGAGCATAACTGAAGTCTGGATTAGTTAATTTAACGAAGGCTTCCGCATGGACCGGTGGTAAAAGGATCGCAGTCAAGAAGGACCAAAAAATTTACCCCAATAAAACCCTACTTGCAGATGGCAATATCCTGTGGAGTTTTGTAATACAACAGTCAATGGTGACTGAAAAACCGAATCTGACATGTGTTAAGGAAGAACACTTATGAATTTTTTTAGCAAAGCTCTCTATAGCGAAAAAACGACTATATTTTTGTCCTGTATTTATCCAGTTCTTTTTTTATATTCACAAAATACGAATGTGTACTCTCTGCAATCAGTAGCTGCATCCTTGCTGTTCATGGTTGCTATGGCCAGTGTGACGACACTTTTTCTCAACATATTCTGCAAAGTTTTTGGAAATAGAGTACTTATTTTTAGTGTTTCAAGCACTGTGTGCCTACTTTCACTTCTTTATTTTTCCATCCGCATTTTTTTCCCGAACACCTGGTCAGTACTACTTTTATATTGCGCCTTGGTTCTCTTTAGCACAGTGCTATGCATAAAATTTAAATTTTACTATTTAAATTCCTTCCTTGCTATTCTGTGTGCTCTTTCTTGCCTTATGATTGGAGGCAAACTTGGCATGAACTCTGTGAATTCTGTCGAATTTTCAAAACACAATACAAATGTTGCTTTCATTCACAAACCAGATATTTTTATAATTCTTGCAGAATCGTACAACAGCTTTAGAGAACAGCAAAAAGAATATGGAATCGAAAATTCTAAACTAAAACAGTATCTTCAACAAAATAACTTTGAAATAGAAAATGCTTTTTCAAACTATGACCATACGACAGCCAGTTCTCTAGCCATATTTTACATGCAGCATCATTATAATAAATTTCTTGAAGGAAATCATGATTTAACCGCACAGGGGAGAGGCTTATTAAATGGCAACACTTTGAATGCTGCGCTCGCCATTCTCAAAAAAAATAATTACTACACTTCATTTATTGATTGTGGAGGGTACCTTGTTAAGCAGAAAGGTGAACTTTACAACTACACACCTGCTAAAAATTTTTGGGGACACCTACCTAGTCCACTTGAAAAGCCTATGATTCCTATCAATATCATCCTCAAAAAAATTCATATTTATATAAAATTCATGAATGACGTTGATACTACTGTCGCACTAAAAGATGCCATGAGTGCAAAACCTAATGATATGCCGGGGTTCTATTTTATCAGAGAAGGCGCTGACCACGTAACATACGAAAAGACACCAGAGGTGTGGCGTAAGAATTACCGGGAACTGATCAAAGAGGGTGACAGGAAGATAATATCGCTTCTCAGATTGATTCAGGAAAAATCACCAGATTCAATTGTCGTTATTCTAGGTGACCACGGCGGAAAAATGTATCAGCTTAAAAAACTCAGCAAAGATGATTTTATAAAAGATCTATACGAAGTCCTTTTTGCCGTAAAAATGCCTGTAAGTTTAAGTAAGCAAGGTAAGTGGAATGAGTATGCGAATACTGCCGTCAATCTATTTCCTAAAATATTCAATATGCTTTCAGGAAATTCCTCTCTATTAGACGGGCTTGAGAAGAAAGCGCACAGCATTGATAGAAACGGAAAAGTCATTGCTGTTGACGGCAATCCCGTTGACGTCAAGCCTTAAAGCTCGCTACGGATAAACTCGGACATTGCGCCTTCCCACTAACTGGGACTATTTAAAAGTAGGTATTTTCGGCAAACCGGCTTATTGTAGCCGTCAGGCTCTTGTCTTGAAGAAGTAAACTTACCACGAACAGATAGCCAGGCTGCGACAGGTACAAAGTCTGCTAAGTATGTCGCACGAAGGCTCGAACCTAGGATCTTAACGGCCCGGAAGATCAATTTCATCTTAGCGATGAATAGGTCGCCCATAGCACTCAATCACAGGCCTAGTCAGGTTGATTTAAACTTTGTAAATGATAATCCGTGCAGTGGCTGAGGAAGTGTAAGCACTAACTGTTGTCGATAATTTTAGCCGAGAGTGTATACTTGCTGGGCTTTAGATGTTTCAGAAGTTCATTCTAATACTGAAACATTACGTAAGGGATATAAGGAACTCCGTCCGTGATCCTTTAGGAAGATCAGCCGCCAAACGATTTTTCTCGCATAAAACATCCTCATATATGTATTAGGTCGTCATTGAGCCGGGGAAAGTTCGGTGCTCCGCACTTATGTGGTGCGCAAAAAGACTTGGCACCTGAGGCCTATGGTTTACATGCGATAAGTGGGCGGTTAAATTCCTATCGGACCTTTGTCCCTTCTTGACTTAACAGAGGATCAAGAATATACGAAAAATAATTTTTAACCTTCATATTAATATAGAGAGAGTTATGTTTAAATATTTAAGGGTATTAGTGGTTCAGGTCTTCATATTATTCTTGTTTGTCGTGCCTACTACGGCCCATGCATATTTAGATCCTGGGACAGGTAGTCTGATTTTGCAGGCTTTAGCAGCTGGACTCGTAACTGCGCTTGCTTTTTGGGGGAAAATCGTAAGAAAATTCAAATCAATCATAAAAAAGTCCGATGAAAAAGATAGCTAGCTCTTTTCGTGATCCAGATGGAAATGTTTTCATTGAAGATGATACAATATACAGAACGGTAAGGAATTCATATCGCGCCAATTGGGAATTATGCGAATATTCCGGCCTTTACAATCTCTTGTCTAATGAGCAGCTACTCATTGATTTTTCTGAAATTGATTCAGACGAGCACTACAAGCTTCTCAAAGTTAAGAAAATACCGTTCATCAGTTACCCTTATGAATGGTGTTTTTCACAACTCAAGGATGCAGCACGCACAACCCTTTCTATTCAAAAACTCTCCCTTGAAAAAGGCCTCACCCTCAAAGATAGCTCTGCTTATAATGTTCAATTTATCAATGGCAAACCTATATTCATAGACCTTCTTTCTTTTGAAAAAAGACCTGTCAATTCACCGTGGCAGGCTTATCGCCAATTTTGTATGCACTTTTATGCTCCACTAGTTTTAACAGCTAAAGTAGGGCTATGGTGCGGGCAATTATCAAAGCTCAACATTGATGGAGTTCCTCTCAGTTCAGCAGTAGAAATGCTGCCATTAAAATCTAAGCTCAATTTTCATGTCGGGTTACACTTAGTAGCCCACTCCAAAATGGAAGATAAAT is a window of Maridesulfovibrio sp. DNA encoding:
- a CDS encoding STT3 domain-containing protein — protein: MNTHDELRNPNWFSDWKTLFLFALFSFVVAFGLRLLELPKWNNQAYMVNGEFIMGTHDAYYWLAGAKGIGSAVGKPIVNILKLIGSITGCQYGNIAFWLPAVFSGLTAVAAFAWGGLVGGNWVGLCSAVFATSIPAFYFRTRLSYYDTDIVTLLFPLLITFLLALFIQRGIYSTWLKRSAFSYKSSRWELFLPLLAGAVASYGVLWHADMQLFALVSLLLGSFLVLAVGSSESRPELLRGMLIYAISAFFGAWGIPVAFLVLFTLKSPKVQEHKLYKNIFVYIVAICGVFLLSGAGQNLGVIVMKKIAVYLKPTADVSHIQNGPVYPGIAQSVIEAQNLSLSVLFSQMIGNTTLGWICTASVVYFFASRPYSMLLLPFVLATFASVYIGGRFAMFGGTVFGLSFAVLLQDVLNKIFKLEKSRYKRVIHAAAGITVLGSLLCNTVPMYREYAITPIMSQQHVKALIEAGKHMPKDSTVWTWWDWGYATMYYAGVNTLANGGNHAGKVLFPLSLAYTTPSYLQSSQMIKFSAANKGNPWTELNKLSVLQAQEFIKSLGVKKYQFKKAPKQYLVTCWENIKLAYWIMYYGTWDLRKKGIHPIVQGVNNAFTFDAENGVFRQNGRPPIKVSGYEYLSSKQSGRSRFDLNAGPNLVYNADSKQAYLMDDLVANSVMFKLLTVGPSDARLNNHFRIVYDGFPFIRIYEVI
- a CDS encoding sulfatase-like hydrolase/transferase yields the protein MNSVNSVEFSKHNTNVAFIHKPDIFIILAESYNSFREQQKEYGIENSKLKQYLQQNNFEIENAFSNYDHTTASSLAIFYMQHHYNKFLEGNHDLTAQGRGLLNGNTLNAALAILKKNNYYTSFIDCGGYLVKQKGELYNYTPAKNFWGHLPSPLEKPMIPINIILKKIHIYIKFMNDVDTTVALKDAMSAKPNDMPGFYFIREGADHVTYEKTPEVWRKNYRELIKEGDRKIISLLRLIQEKSPDSIVVILGDHGGKMYQLKKLSKDDFIKDLYEVLFAVKMPVSLSKQGKWNEYANTAVNLFPKIFNMLSGNSSLLDGLEKKAHSIDRNGKVIAVDGNPVDVKP
- a CDS encoding glycosyltransferase family 2 protein, producing the protein MAIPTTVVIPAYNDAMGLDYLLSDLLAFTEKKGLKVIVVNDCSSDNTNEVLKKYVSRIKVLGNETNLGFGGAFKRGIWAAETEWVATFDTDKQHRISDLESLADQAVDKVDAVIGMRDSDSHVTKSRVSGKWILSKAANFITGRKIPDINCGLRVFRRGVLLYILLAL